One window of Bacteroides sp. AN502(2024) genomic DNA carries:
- a CDS encoding GtrA family protein, with protein MISQKGGFFMFLRAQLSAQMATIADFLLTILLVRLFDVYYVYATLAGAIYGGIINCVINYKWTFKSKGKKTNVAVKFVFVWICSVGLNTWGTYALTESLAKIPWVRDTLSLYFGDFFIIPKVVVAIVVALFWNYNMQRFFVYRSINIRSLFGKRN; from the coding sequence ATGATTTCCCAGAAGGGTGGTTTCTTCATGTTCTTGAGGGCGCAACTTTCTGCTCAAATGGCAACTATTGCAGACTTTCTCCTTACGATTCTTCTAGTCAGGCTGTTTGATGTCTATTATGTATATGCCACCTTGGCGGGGGCTATCTATGGAGGAATCATCAATTGTGTGATCAACTACAAATGGACGTTTAAATCGAAAGGAAAGAAAACGAATGTGGCCGTAAAATTTGTCTTTGTATGGATTTGCAGCGTTGGATTAAACACATGGGGTACGTATGCACTGACAGAATCGTTAGCGAAGATTCCCTGGGTACGTGATACGCTTAGCCTGTATTTCGGAGATTTCTTCATTATTCCTAAAGTGGTGGTGGCAATTGTCGTCGCATTGTTCTGGAATTATAATATGCAACGCTTTTTTGTCTACCGAAGTATTAATATAAGAAGTTTATTTGGAAAAAGAAACTGA
- a CDS encoding CDP-alcohol phosphatidyltransferase family protein, translating into MNYRDYLQQLIYKIINPLIRGMIKIGITPNFITTTGFILNVVAAGMFVYAGIYGGQNELGIIGWAGGVILFAGLFDMMDGRVARLGNMSSKFGALYDSVLDRYSELMTFFGICYYLSMKDYFLYALIAFVALIGSLMVSYVRARAEGLGIECKVGFMQRPERVVLTSLGALFCGVFKDITAFEPILIMIVPLAFVAVFANITAFARVRHCYKAMKE; encoded by the coding sequence ATGAATTACAGAGATTATTTACAACAGTTGATTTATAAGATTATCAATCCCTTGATACGTGGAATGATTAAAATAGGGATTACCCCTAACTTTATCACCACTACCGGATTTATCCTGAATGTCGTTGCGGCAGGAATGTTTGTATATGCCGGCATTTATGGTGGTCAAAACGAGCTGGGCATTATCGGCTGGGCAGGCGGTGTGATTTTGTTTGCCGGATTGTTTGATATGATGGACGGACGTGTAGCCCGTCTGGGTAATATGAGTTCCAAGTTCGGTGCACTTTACGATTCTGTACTTGATCGTTACAGTGAATTGATGACCTTCTTCGGCATCTGTTACTACTTGTCGATGAAGGATTATTTCCTTTATGCACTGATTGCCTTCGTAGCATTAATCGGCTCACTGATGGTAAGCTACGTGCGTGCCCGTGCCGAAGGGTTGGGTATCGAATGTAAAGTGGGATTCATGCAACGTCCGGAGCGTGTCGTGCTGACCAGTCTCGGCGCTTTGTTCTGTGGCGTTTTCAAAGACATCACCGCTTTCGAACCGATTCTGATTATGATTGTTCCTCTCGCCTTTGTTGCCGTGTTTGCCAATATCACGGCTTTTGCACGTGTGAGACATTGCTATAAAGCGATGAAAGAATAA
- the cdd gene encoding cytidine deaminase, translated as MKDLTITAIIKVYQYDELNEADRALIKTAMEATARSYSPYSHFSVGAAALLGNGTVVTGTNQENAAYPSGLCAERTTLFYANSQYPDQPVITLAIAARTEKDFIDRPIPPCGACRQVILETEKRYKQPIRILLYGKECIYEVKSIGDLLPLSFDASAMED; from the coding sequence ATGAAAGACCTCACAATTACCGCTATTATTAAAGTATATCAATATGATGAGTTGAATGAGGCCGATCGGGCACTTATAAAGACTGCCATGGAGGCAACAGCTCGTAGTTATTCTCCGTATTCCCATTTCTCCGTAGGCGCCGCTGCGCTATTAGGCAACGGAACGGTGGTGACAGGAACCAATCAGGAGAATGCCGCCTATCCGTCGGGACTTTGTGCGGAACGCACGACCTTATTCTATGCCAATTCCCAATATCCCGACCAGCCGGTCATCACTCTTGCCATTGCGGCACGAACGGAAAAAGATTTCATCGACCGTCCGATTCCTCCCTGCGGTGCTTGCCGACAAGTGATTCTGGAAACGGAAAAGCGTTACAAACAACCCATCCGCATCCTATTATACGGCAAAGAATGTATCTACGAAGTAAAAAGTATAGGCGATCTACTGCCGCTATCATTTGACGCATCAGCCATGGAGGATTAG
- a CDS encoding C69 family dipeptidase, producing the protein MKKRMILCAAVFMAAVANSLACTNLIVGKNASADGSTIVSYSADSYGLFGELYHYPAATYPKGTMLKVYEWDTGKYLGEIEQARQTYNVVGNMNEYQVTIGETTFGGRPELADSTGIIDYGSLIYIGLQRSRTAREAIKIMTDLVQQYGYYSGGESFTIADPNEIWIMEMIGKGPGIRGAVWVAVRVPDDCISAHANQSRIHQFDMNDKENCIYSPDVVSFAREKGYFNGVNKDFSFSQAYAPLDFGARRFCEARVWSYFNKFTDHGKEYLPYIEGKTDTPMPLFVKPKRKLSVQDVKDMMRDHYEGTPLDISNDFGAGPYKTPYRLSPLNFKVDDKEYFNERPISTQQSGFVFVAQMRAHKPDPIGGVLWFGVDDANMTVFTPVYCCATKAPVCYTRVDGADYITFSWNSAFWIFNWVSNMVYPRYDLMIGDVREAQKEMETTFNNAQEGIEEMAAKLLDKDKNAAVDFLTNYTNMTAQSTFDTWKRLGTFLIVKYNDGVVKRVKDGKFERNSIGQPAGVIRPGYPKEFLQEYVKQTGDRYLVK; encoded by the coding sequence ATGAAAAAAAGAATGATTCTTTGTGCTGCCGTATTTATGGCGGCTGTGGCGAACTCTCTCGCCTGCACTAATCTGATTGTCGGAAAGAATGCGTCTGCCGATGGTTCGACAATCGTTTCCTATTCTGCTGACTCGTATGGCCTGTTCGGAGAACTTTATCATTATCCGGCTGCTACCTACCCGAAGGGAACAATGCTGAAAGTGTATGAATGGGATACCGGCAAGTATCTGGGAGAAATAGAGCAGGCACGCCAGACTTACAATGTGGTCGGTAATATGAATGAATATCAGGTTACGATTGGTGAGACGACTTTCGGCGGACGTCCGGAACTGGCGGATTCTACAGGGATTATTGATTACGGAAGTCTGATTTATATTGGTTTGCAACGTTCGCGCACTGCCCGTGAAGCAATTAAAATCATGACCGATTTAGTGCAGCAATACGGTTATTATAGCGGAGGAGAGTCTTTTACTATTGCCGATCCGAACGAAATCTGGATCATGGAAATGATTGGTAAAGGTCCCGGAATCCGTGGAGCTGTTTGGGTAGCTGTACGTGTACCCGACGACTGTATCTCGGCCCATGCCAATCAGTCACGTATCCACCAGTTTGATATGAATGATAAAGAGAACTGTATATACTCTCCGGATGTGGTTTCTTTTGCTCGAGAGAAGGGATACTTTAATGGAGTAAACAAAGATTTTAGCTTTTCGCAAGCTTATGCACCTCTTGATTTTGGCGCCCGCCGTTTCTGTGAGGCACGTGTGTGGAGCTATTTTAATAAGTTCACGGATCATGGAAAAGAGTATCTTCCTTATATTGAGGGAAAGACCGATACTCCGATGCCTCTTTTTGTGAAACCGAAACGAAAGCTCTCTGTACAGGATGTGAAAGATATGATGCGCGACCATTATGAAGGTACTCCTCTCGATATTTCCAATGATTTCGGAGCAGGTCCTTATAAAACACCTTATCGCCTCTCTCCTCTGAACTTCAAGGTAGACGACAAGGAGTATTTCAACGAACGTCCCATTTCCACTCAACAAAGCGGATTTGTATTTGTTGCACAGATGCGTGCTCATAAGCCGGACCCGATAGGTGGTGTACTTTGGTTTGGGGTGGATGATGCCAACATGACGGTATTTACCCCGGTGTATTGTTGTGCAACGAAAGCTCCGGTATGCTATACCCGTGTGGATGGAGCCGATTATATAACATTCTCTTGGAATTCAGCTTTCTGGATTTTCAACTGGGTGTCTAATATGGTCTATCCACGTTATGATTTGATGATCGGTGATGTACGGGAAGCGCAGAAAGAAATGGAAACGACTTTCAACAATGCACAGGAAGGCATTGAAGAGATGGCAGCCAAACTGTTGGATAAAGATAAGAATGCGGCAGTTGATTTCTTGACTAATTATACAAATATGACTGCACAGAGCACCTTCGATACTTGGAAACGATTAGGTACATTCTTGATTGTGAAGTACAATGATGGAGTAGTGAAGCGTGTTAAAGATGGTAAGTTTGAGCGTAATTCTATCGGACAGCCTGCCGGTGTGATCCGTCCCGGATATCCGAAAGAATTCTTGCAGGAATATGTCAAACAGACCGGTGATCGATATTTGGTGAAATAA
- a CDS encoding glucosaminidase domain-containing protein, with product MENKLHKLIFLIVVFFFAVGMQAQRRNVRYIEYINKYSDLAVEQMKLHKIPASITLAQGLLESGAGYSQLARKSNNHFGIKCGGSWRGRSVRHDDDARNECFRAYKHPRDSYEDHSDFLRRGARYAFLFKLEITDYKAWARGLKKAGYATDPSYANRLITIIEDYDLYKYDRKGVYSERKLKKNPWLMNPHQVYIANGIAYVVARNGDTFKNLGKEFDISWKKLVKYNDLQRDYTLVEGDIIYLKSKKKKASKSYTVYTVKDGDSMHGISQKYGIRLKNLYKMNRKDGEYVPEIGDRLRLR from the coding sequence ATGGAAAATAAACTGCATAAACTTATCTTTTTAATCGTCGTTTTCTTCTTTGCCGTAGGAATGCAGGCGCAGAGGCGGAATGTCCGTTACATCGAATATATCAATAAGTATAGTGATTTGGCTGTTGAACAGATGAAACTTCATAAGATTCCGGCCAGTATCACGTTGGCGCAAGGATTGCTGGAAAGCGGTGCCGGATACAGTCAGTTGGCACGAAAGAGCAACAATCATTTCGGTATTAAGTGTGGTGGCAGTTGGCGGGGACGTAGTGTTCGTCATGACGACGATGCTCGCAATGAATGTTTTCGTGCTTATAAGCATCCCCGCGACTCTTACGAAGACCATTCCGACTTCCTTAGAAGAGGCGCCCGTTATGCTTTCCTTTTCAAGTTGGAGATTACCGATTATAAAGCTTGGGCGCGTGGATTGAAAAAAGCAGGCTATGCTACCGACCCTTCCTATGCCAACCGTTTGATTACGATTATCGAAGATTATGATCTGTACAAATACGACCGTAAAGGTGTATACTCGGAACGGAAACTGAAAAAGAATCCTTGGCTGATGAATCCGCATCAGGTGTATATTGCCAATGGTATAGCCTATGTGGTAGCCCGCAACGGTGATACCTTTAAAAACTTAGGTAAGGAATTTGACATTAGTTGGAAGAAACTTGTAAAATACAATGACTTGCAGCGCGATTATACGTTGGTAGAGGGAGATATCATCTATTTGAAGAGCAAGAAGAAAAAAGCCTCCAAATCTTATACCGTATACACTGTGAAGGATGGAGATTCTATGCATGGTATCTCTCAAAAATATGGTATCCGCCTCAAAAATCTTTATAAGATGAATCGTAAGGACGGTGAGTATGTTCCGGAAATCGGAGATCGATTGCGCCTGCGGTAG
- a CDS encoding phospho-sugar mutase, whose product MENQELIKQVTEKAEKWLTPAYDTETQAEVRRMLENNDKTELIEAFYKDLEFGTGGLRGIMGVGSNRMNIYTVGAATQGLSNYLKKNFKDLPQISVVVGHDCRNNSRLFAETSANIFSANGIKVYLFDDMRPTPEMSFAIRHLGCQSGIILTASHNPKEYNGYKAYWDDGAQVLAPHDKGIIDEVNAIASAADIKFQGNPDLIQIIGEDIDKVYLDKVKTVSIDPAAIARHKDMKIVYTPIHGTGMMLIPRALKMWGFENIFTVPEQMIKDGNFPTVVSPNPENAEALSMAVNLAKEIDAELVMASDPDADRVGIACKDDKGEWVLINGNQTCMMYLYYILTQYKQLGKIKGGEFCVKTIVTTELIKKIADKNNIEMLDCYTGFKWIAREIRLREGKQKYIGGGEESYGFLAEDFVRDKDAVSACCLIAEVAAWAKDNGKSLYQLLLDIYVEYGFSKEFTVNVVKPGKSGAEEIKAMMENFRSNPPKELGGSRVVLSKDYKTLKQTDDKGNVTVIDMPEPSNVLQYFTEDGSKVSVRPSGTEPKIKFYMEVQGTMGCRHCYASAESAATEKIEAVKKSLGI is encoded by the coding sequence ATGGAAAATCAGGAACTTATTAAACAGGTCACTGAAAAAGCCGAAAAGTGGCTAACCCCGGCTTATGATACAGAAACCCAGGCTGAAGTGAGACGTATGTTGGAAAACAATGATAAAACGGAGCTTATTGAAGCTTTCTATAAAGACCTTGAGTTTGGTACCGGTGGTCTGCGTGGTATCATGGGAGTAGGTAGCAATCGTATGAATATCTATACGGTAGGTGCTGCCACTCAAGGACTTTCCAACTATCTGAAGAAGAACTTCAAAGATCTGCCGCAGATTTCTGTAGTAGTAGGTCACGACTGTCGTAACAACAGCCGTTTGTTTGCAGAGACTTCCGCTAATATCTTCTCTGCCAATGGCATTAAGGTATATCTGTTTGATGATATGCGTCCGACTCCGGAAATGTCTTTTGCGATCCGTCACCTCGGTTGCCAGAGCGGTATCATTCTGACTGCTTCTCACAATCCGAAAGAATACAACGGTTACAAGGCATATTGGGATGATGGTGCACAGGTGTTGGCTCCGCATGATAAAGGTATCATTGACGAAGTGAACGCCATTGCTTCTGCTGCAGACATTAAATTCCAGGGAAATCCTGATTTGATTCAGATTATCGGTGAAGACATTGATAAGGTTTATCTGGATAAGGTGAAAACTGTTTCTATCGATCCGGCAGCCATTGCCCGTCACAAAGATATGAAAATTGTCTATACTCCGATTCACGGTACAGGTATGATGTTGATTCCGCGTGCATTGAAGATGTGGGGATTCGAAAACATATTTACGGTGCCCGAACAGATGATTAAGGACGGTAACTTCCCGACTGTCGTATCTCCGAACCCGGAAAATGCGGAAGCTCTTTCCATGGCTGTAAACCTTGCCAAAGAAATTGATGCTGAACTCGTTATGGCTTCCGATCCGGATGCCGACCGTGTGGGGATCGCTTGTAAGGATGATAAAGGCGAATGGGTATTGATTAACGGTAATCAGACTTGTATGATGTACCTGTATTATATTCTGACACAGTACAAACAACTGGGTAAGATTAAAGGTGGCGAGTTCTGTGTGAAGACAATCGTTACTACCGAACTTATCAAGAAAATCGCTGATAAGAACAATATCGAAATGCTTGACTGCTACACCGGATTTAAATGGATTGCCCGTGAGATCCGTCTGCGTGAAGGCAAACAGAAATATATCGGTGGGGGGGAAGAAAGCTACGGATTCCTTGCCGAAGACTTCGTTCGTGATAAAGATGCTGTATCCGCTTGCTGTTTGATTGCTGAGGTTGCTGCATGGGCAAAAGATAATGGCAAATCTTTGTATCAGCTGTTGCTCGATATCTATGTAGAATACGGATTCTCTAAAGAGTTTACTGTGAACGTAGTGAAGCCGGGTAAGAGCGGTGCTGAAGAGATCAAAGCAATGATGGAAAACTTCCGCTCTAATCCTCCGAAAGAATTGGGTGGATCCAGAGTTGTCTTGAGCAAAGATTATAAGACTTTGAAACAGACAGATGATAAGGGGAACGTAACTGTAATTGATATGCCGGAACCCTCTAACGTTCTTCAATATTTCACAGAAGACGGTAGCAAAGTTTCCGTTCGTCCTTCAGGTACAGAACCGAAGATTAAGTTCTATATGGAAGTTCAGGGTACAATGGGATGCCGCCACTGTTATGCTTCTGCCGAGTCTGCCGCCACGGAAAAGATTGAAGCGGTGAAGAAATCATTGGGTATCTGA
- a CDS encoding inositol-3-phosphate synthase, which produces MKQEIKPATGRLGVLVVGVGGAVATTMIVGTLASRKGLAKPIGSITQLATMRMENNDEKLIKDVVPLTNLEDIVFGGWDIFPDNAYEAAMYAEVLKEKDLNGVKDELEAIKPMPAAFDHNWAKRLNGTHVKKAATRWEMVEQLRQDIRDFKAANNCERIVVLWAASTEIYIPLSDEHMSLAALEKAMKENNTKVVSPSMCYAYAAIAEGAPFVMGAPNLCVDTPAMWEFSKQKNVPIAGKDFKSGQTLMKTVLAPMFKTRMLGVNGWFSTNILGNRDGEVLDDPDNFKTKEVSKLSVIDTIFEPEKFPDLYGDVYHKVRINYYPPRKDNKEAWDNIDIFGWMGYPMEIKVNFLCRDSILAAPIALDLVLFSDLAMRAGMCGIQTWLSFFCKSPMHDFEHQPEHDLFTQWRMVKQTLRNMVGEKEPDYLA; this is translated from the coding sequence ATGAAACAAGAAATTAAACCTGCTACCGGGCGTCTTGGCGTATTGGTAGTCGGAGTGGGTGGTGCAGTAGCTACCACGATGATTGTAGGTACACTAGCCTCTCGCAAGGGACTGGCCAAACCGATAGGATCTATTACACAGTTAGCCACAATGCGCATGGAGAACAACGACGAAAAACTCATCAAGGACGTTGTACCTTTGACGAATTTGGAAGACATTGTTTTCGGAGGATGGGATATTTTCCCTGACAACGCATACGAAGCTGCTATGTATGCCGAGGTTTTGAAAGAAAAAGACTTGAACGGAGTGAAAGATGAGTTGGAAGCTATCAAGCCGATGCCGGCTGCTTTCGATCATAACTGGGCAAAACGCCTGAACGGTACGCATGTTAAGAAGGCTGCTACCCGTTGGGAAATGGTAGAACAACTTCGTCAGGATATCCGCGACTTCAAGGCTGCTAACAACTGCGAACGTATCGTTGTGCTTTGGGCTGCAAGTACTGAAATCTACATTCCGTTGTCTGATGAACACATGTCACTCGCTGCTTTAGAGAAAGCAATGAAGGAAAACAACACCAAGGTGGTTTCTCCGAGTATGTGTTATGCGTATGCTGCGATTGCAGAAGGCGCTCCATTCGTAATGGGTGCTCCTAACTTATGTGTAGATACTCCTGCTATGTGGGAATTCTCTAAACAAAAGAATGTGCCTATTGCCGGTAAAGACTTCAAGAGTGGTCAGACACTGATGAAAACCGTATTGGCTCCGATGTTCAAAACCCGTATGCTGGGTGTGAACGGTTGGTTCTCTACCAATATTCTCGGTAACCGTGACGGTGAAGTACTCGATGATCCGGATAACTTCAAGACGAAAGAAGTCAGCAAGCTGTCTGTAATCGATACGATCTTTGAACCCGAAAAATTCCCGGATCTCTACGGAGACGTTTATCATAAAGTACGTATCAACTACTATCCTCCCCGCAAGGACAACAAAGAAGCGTGGGACAACATAGACATCTTCGGATGGATGGGATACCCGATGGAAATCAAGGTGAACTTCCTTTGCCGCGACTCTATTCTTGCAGCTCCTATCGCTCTTGACCTCGTGTTGTTCAGTGATTTGGCTATGCGTGCAGGCATGTGCGGCATCCAGACCTGGTTGTCATTCTTCTGCAAGAGCCCGATGCACGATTTCGAACATCAGCCCGAACACGATTTGTTTACACAATGGAGAATGGTAAAGCAGACATTGCGTAACATGGTTGGTGAAAAAGAACCTGATTATTTAGCTTAA
- a CDS encoding phosphatase PAP2 family protein: protein MPSKREALTVTVMMALFLLLTGIFIGLRSEHLLMVVLYGVLFFAGLPTRKLAVALLPFALFGISYDWMRICPNYEVNPIDVAGLYNLEKSLFGVMDNGLLVTPCEYFAAHNWPIADVFAGIFYLCWVPVPILFGLCLYFKKERKTYLRFALVFLFVNLIGFAGYYIHPAAPPWYAINYGFEPILNTPGNVAGLGRFDAFFGVTVFDSIYGRNANVFAAVPSLHAAYMVVALVYAIIGKCRWYVIALFSIIMVGIWGTAIYSCHHYMIDVLLGISCALIGWLVFEYVWMRIPVFKRFFERYYAYIQ from the coding sequence ATGCCATCGAAGAGAGAGGCCTTGACTGTGACGGTCATGATGGCTCTTTTCCTGTTGCTGACGGGTATCTTCATCGGACTTCGTTCCGAGCACCTGTTAATGGTGGTACTCTATGGGGTTTTATTTTTTGCCGGATTGCCTACTCGTAAGTTGGCAGTCGCTCTGTTGCCTTTCGCCCTTTTTGGAATCTCGTATGATTGGATGCGCATTTGCCCCAACTACGAAGTGAACCCGATTGATGTAGCCGGACTGTATAATCTGGAGAAGTCTCTCTTCGGAGTGATGGATAATGGTCTTCTGGTTACCCCTTGCGAATACTTCGCGGCACACAACTGGCCGATAGCGGACGTCTTTGCCGGAATCTTCTACCTTTGCTGGGTTCCTGTTCCTATCCTGTTCGGGCTTTGCCTGTATTTCAAGAAGGAAAGAAAGACCTACCTTCGCTTTGCACTGGTATTTTTATTCGTCAACCTGATCGGCTTTGCCGGTTATTATATCCATCCGGCTGCTCCGCCTTGGTATGCCATCAATTACGGTTTTGAACCGATACTGAACACGCCCGGCAATGTGGCAGGATTGGGTCGCTTTGATGCTTTCTTCGGAGTGACCGTCTTCGATTCGATCTATGGGCGCAATGCAAATGTTTTTGCAGCAGTACCTTCATTGCACGCTGCTTATATGGTGGTTGCATTGGTGTATGCCATTATCGGGAAATGCAGATGGTATGTGATAGCCCTTTTCTCTATTATTATGGTAGGCATTTGGGGCACGGCCATTTATTCATGCCATCATTATATGATCGATGTATTACTTGGTATCTCTTGTGCGTTGATCGGCTGGCTGGTGTTCGAATATGTATGGATGAGAATTCCGGTATTCAAAAGATTCTTCGAAAGATATTATGCATATATACAGTAG
- a CDS encoding phosphatidylglycerophosphatase A encodes MKRPPFLPVFIGTGFGSGFSPFAPGTAGALLASIIWIAFYFLLPFPVVLWLTAVLVVVFTFAGIWAADKLETYWGEDPSRVVVDEMVGVWIPLLAVPNDDHWFGYVIAAFALFRIFDIAKPLGIRCMENLKGGVGVMMDDVLAGVYSFVLLVGARWAIG; translated from the coding sequence ATGAAGCGTCCTCCCTTTCTACCTGTTTTTATAGGCACGGGCTTTGGCTCCGGTTTTTCTCCTTTTGCTCCCGGTACGGCTGGGGCGTTACTGGCTTCTATCATTTGGATTGCATTTTATTTTCTCCTTCCTTTCCCTGTTGTATTATGGCTGACCGCCGTTTTGGTGGTTGTTTTTACATTCGCCGGCATTTGGGCTGCCGATAAGCTGGAAACATATTGGGGCGAAGATCCTTCGCGCGTGGTGGTGGACGAGATGGTAGGAGTGTGGATACCGTTATTGGCCGTCCCCAATGACGACCATTGGTTTGGGTACGTGATTGCGGCTTTTGCCCTCTTCCGTATCTTTGATATAGCCAAGCCGTTGGGCATACGCTGTATGGAAAACCTGAAGGGTGGAGTAGGTGTGATGATGGACGATGTTCTGGCGGGAGTGTATAGCTTTGTTTTGTTAGTGGGAGCGAGATGGGCGATTGGCTGA
- a CDS encoding iron-containing alcohol dehydrogenase produces the protein MNDFIFYSPTEFVFGRDTEMRTGALVQKYGARKVMIVYGGGSVIRSGLLARIEKSLQEAGIPYCMLGGVQPNPIDTKVYEGIDLCRKEKVDMMLAVGGGSVIDTAKAIAAGVPYDGDFWDFYIGKTIVTKALKVAVVLTIPAAGSEGSGNTVITKVDGLQKLSLRTPGLLRPVFAVMNPELTYTLPPFQTACGIADMMAHIMERYFTNTKEVEISDRLCEGALLAIIKEATTVIKEPENYGARANLMWCGTIAHNGTCGVGCEEDWASHFLEHEISAIYNVTHGAGLSVIFPAWMTWMTEHNVDKIAQYAVRVWGVAESADKKAVALEGISRLKSFFTSIGLPVTFKELGIENPDIDRLADSLHRNKGEWVGNYVKLAKQDSKEIYRLAL, from the coding sequence ATGAATGATTTTATCTTTTACAGCCCTACCGAATTTGTATTCGGACGGGATACGGAAATGCGGACCGGAGCATTGGTGCAGAAATACGGTGCACGCAAAGTAATGATTGTTTATGGCGGTGGTTCTGTGATACGCAGCGGATTATTGGCTCGTATTGAGAAATCATTGCAGGAAGCAGGCATACCTTATTGTATGCTGGGCGGTGTACAACCTAACCCGATTGACACGAAGGTATATGAAGGAATCGATCTCTGCCGGAAAGAAAAGGTGGACATGATGCTCGCCGTGGGTGGAGGCTCCGTGATTGACACGGCGAAAGCCATTGCAGCCGGAGTTCCTTACGACGGAGATTTCTGGGATTTTTATATCGGAAAAACCATTGTGACGAAAGCATTGAAGGTGGCCGTTGTGTTGACGATTCCCGCTGCCGGAAGCGAAGGTTCCGGTAACACGGTCATCACGAAAGTCGATGGCTTGCAGAAATTAAGCCTCCGCACTCCCGGCCTGCTGCGTCCGGTTTTCGCCGTGATGAATCCGGAACTGACCTACACACTTCCTCCTTTCCAGACAGCCTGCGGCATTGCTGATATGATGGCACACATCATGGAACGTTATTTTACCAATACGAAAGAGGTAGAAATAAGCGACCGCCTGTGCGAAGGTGCATTGCTTGCCATCATCAAAGAGGCAACCACCGTCATCAAAGAACCTGAAAACTATGGAGCCCGTGCCAATCTGATGTGGTGTGGAACCATTGCCCACAACGGAACCTGTGGCGTAGGTTGTGAAGAGGACTGGGCTTCTCACTTCCTCGAACATGAAATCAGTGCCATTTATAACGTGACTCATGGTGCCGGCCTTTCCGTAATCTTCCCTGCCTGGATGACATGGATGACAGAGCACAATGTGGATAAGATAGCCCAATACGCTGTCCGTGTGTGGGGAGTAGCAGAGTCGGCCGATAAAAAGGCGGTAGCCCTGGAAGGAATCTCCCGTCTGAAATCCTTCTTTACTTCCATCGGTCTGCCTGTAACCTTCAAAGAACTGGGTATTGAGAATCCCGACATCGACCGACTGGCAGATAGTCTGCACCGGAATAAAGGCGAATGGGTAGGCAACTATGTCAAATTAGCGAAACAGGACAGCAAAGAGATTTACCGTCTGGCATTATAA